The stretch of DNA GCGGCCGCACTAGGACCGGATGCAGATCTTGGATCCATCCTTCAGACGGCTCATGTCGTCGCCGCTGCCCGAGCTGCTCGCTGTGGTGGCAGGCGTGTCGACGGCACTGGTCCCTGCAACAGGGGCCTTTCTGTTGTGGGTCATGTGAGACTGGACCAGATGGCCGGCCGCAAGGGCAGAACAGAGCGAAAGCTCGGCAGCCAACACGGCAGATGCAAcgatcttggccagctgtCTCGCATTGGCTCCTGGTTCTGTTGGATGCGGACCCTTCACTCCCAGAAGCTCAAGCATGGCTCCTTGAGGCTCCAGAACAGTACCTCCTCCAATGGTTCCCACCTCGATAGATGGCATGGAAACGGAAATTTGTAGGTCACCGTTAGGCAGCTTGTTCATCAGTGTGATACAGTTGGAACTCTCGACGTTTTGCGCAGGATCCTGTCCCGTTGCAAGATAAACGGCAGTCACCAGGTTAGCGGCGTGGGCATTGAATCCACCAACCGACCCAGCCATGGCAGACCCAATGAGGTTCTTGGACACGTTCAGCTCCACCAATGCATCCACATCTGACTTGAGCACCTTGCGAACCGTTTCTGCAGGAacaatggcagcagcaacaacgCTCTTACCACGACCTTCAATCCAGTTGATGGCGGCAGCTTTCTTATCAGTACAGTAGTTTCCTGACAACGAAATGATCTCCATGTCATCGAACCCACACTCGTTAATCATGTAATTCAACGCATACTCGACTCCCTTGGAAATCATGTTCATTCCCATAGCATCACCTGTGGTGGTCTTGAACCGGATGAAAAGCAGCGTTCCGGCCATGGCAGTTTGAAGATGCTGCAGTCTGGCAAATCTGGAAGTGGAGTTGAACGCACTCTTCATCACCTTTTGCCCCTCCTCCGAATCAAGCCACATCTTGGCAGCTCCACTGCGGGCTAGTGTAGGGAAGGAGATGCATGGCCCTCTGGTCATTCCGTCATTGGTCAAAACCGTCTGGACACCTCCTCCAGCATTGATGGCCTTGCAACCTCTCATAGTTGAAGCAACCAAACATCCTTCCGTGGTGGCCATTGGAATGTGGTAAGGAACACCGTCAATTATCATAGGACCAGCAACACCAACGGGTATGGGCATAAAGCCGATCACGTTCTCACAGCATGCACCGAACACTCTGTCATAGTCGTAGTGTTTCCATGGAAGTCTTCCTGTGTTCAAAACAGGAGCATCAGCAAGTTTAGCAATGGCTTTCCGACGAACAACAACAGCTCGAGTCTTATCCTCCagttgtttttccaaagcaTACAATGGAAGCTTGCCCGAAGTGACCAGCTCTGCAACTTCTTCATTTGAGCACTCCTTCACATTTCCTGCTTTCATGATACCCAAAAGTTCCTCAAGAGAACGTTTTGGTGTCAAGGCTTTGATCTCCAACGAATCGGCATCGCTGCCAGATTGTTCGTCAGTAAATCCCTCGTCAATGATTTGAGCCTCTTTCACATCGTCAGAACTTGAGTTGCTGGATCTTGGGATAACAACCGAAGGAGCTGGCTTAAGGATGACTTTGCGTTGTTCCACAGCCCtttgcttcttcttttccttctttttgatttcGCGTGTCTCATCTATATGAGCATTTGTGGCATTCAGAAGGTAGATATTGATTGCGACGCTGATTCCAGCCAGAACAAACAAAAACTTTCCAACAAGTGGGTCCGAGATGGCTTTGGAAAGTCTCTCAAAGAAATGCAAAGCAAGATCTTCTGTCTTGGTGAACCAGTCGACTCTGCTGTATACTCTTGTTGGCATAACCGTGATTAGGGTTCCGTGGCTTCCAATCGGAATGTTCATGGCAACAGACTTCGACAGAGATGGCGAAAAGGTGGAGAACAAGTTGATAGGCTGGTAGTCAGCAGAATCATCGTAAAGCCAGGAAGTTCCCAATGCAAACAAATGCAACGAAATGAATCCCACAATCATGGCCACCTTAAAACTCACAATGTTGCTGTTATGACGGAACAAGTCAGTCGGAAGTTCTGCAGAGGCAGCAACGCTCTCTGCAACAGTCTCATTGATACCGTCTTCCTCCAAGAACTGCTTGAGCTCAATCTCCTTATgcaccttgttgatctgagccttcaaagacaagaTGGAAGAGTAGAATGTAAATGTGAAAAACAAGTCCACGGCAAGAATCAAAGCAGCCATAATGCAGAAATTCATTAAGCCAGTAAGGTTTGGAGCCAAAATTGAGCATAGCAAAAAGCAAGCAATAATGATGGATTGGTCCTTGATCAGTGGGATCGCAGTTGTGGATTTCACCACGCTTGATATTGTTTTTGGAATGTCGGTGTTTGACTCTGATCTCAGAGCTTTAAGCACTGGTTTGGTGAATGCAATCTTGTGCTTAAATCCAATGGTTGCCACCAAAAAGGGAAGCCCCTCACTCAGCGAGATAAGTGGAACTTTCAAGTTAAACAAGAAAATACCAATAGCGAGTGCAAACAGAAAAGCAATACCTGAAGAGAGCAGGGAGCCAAACGCAAGCCAAAAGTTAGAGCCGAGCTTCTTCATTTCAAAAAACAATTGGGCAAAAGTGAACCACATTGCTCCGTACGCAACGGTTACCAAAATGATATCGAACGGCTCTGCACCTTTGATCAAGCCCTCAACTTTCGTAAATAGAGACTTGAGATATTCATAATATTTTCCGATACGATGGATACTCCTCACTTTGAACTGAACACCATCTTTGTTTGTCATTGTCGCGAATTTCTCGTATAGAGTCTCTGTGGAAGCAAAGTCAGAAAGCAGaattttttcattttccTCCATTCCCACGAGCAGGTTATCGTGCACTGGGAGGTCGGCGCCTCCGACtcttttgaacttgaaTGGAGTAAGAGAGTAATGGTCTGCAGATTCATATGCTGACGGATTTTCAACTTGCGACCATTTGGTGTAGTCTGAGGATCCTGATGGATGGTAAAATAGCACGGGCTGAGAAGAAGCAATGCTCAAAGAGGACGCGTAGTGGTCCAAAATGGATAGATAAGTGATAGAAGCCACAAGAGCGGTTCCTATAATCACATGGATAGGTCTTTTGGCACAGGTTTGCGCCAGAAACGCGCTAACATTCGCCAAAACTGATGACATGTAGGGAGACGCAGATTAAACTTGCTGATTATTGGATACAGTGACGGGTTTGTCTGACTAATGCTGATATCAACCGCGTTACCTGACGAATCAATAAGTGTACGTGAGCAAACAGCCAAATTGAATATAGTGTTCAAGTTATATATTACTTGATGGGAACGAGCCAGTGGGAAAAACGGAATTTGTCTTGTGTAAGGTGAGAATCTTAGTGAGAGTGTGTACTAATTGGCGCAGGTGTCCGTTCTAATACTGGTTCTATCTGAGGGCGCGTGATCAGAGAATATGGGAAGATTGAGAGCTATTAGATTAAATAAACCAAAAAGGTGAACCCATCAGATTTTTTCACTAAACGAAATCCCCTTTTGTGTTCTTCGCGAGCGCTAGCGAAATTATGttcttatttttttttgctcgCGGACTCGTGATACAGTCACGTGACTCAAAAGGCTGTCCAAATCTTATTGGAAATTATAAACGTCCATCCATTTTCTTATTTATTTCACACTACAAGAAAATGCCTAAAGACGTCAAAAGACCCGAACTCGCCAAACCGTAAGTATTCGAGCTATTCGTGCTAACTTTAGGTATGTGCATGTGCCGGTGAAACCTCGCAATTCCGCTACTGGATTTGCTGCTCAGAACTTGCCAATGGTGGCCATGTTTATGAGAAACAAGCCCTTGGCTTGGTCGTGTCTTTTGCTCGCTGTGCAGAGCTACCTGAATGAGCCA from Ogataea parapolymorpha DL-1 chromosome VI, whole genome shotgun sequence encodes:
- a CDS encoding 3-hydroxy-3-methylglutaryl-coenzyme A reductase 1 yields the protein MSSVLANVSAFLAQTCAKRPIHVIIGTALVASITYLSILDHYASSLSIASSQPVLFYHPSGSSDYTKWSQVENPSAYESADHYSLTPFKFKRVGGADLPVHDNLLVGMEENEKILLSDFASTETLYEKFATMTNKDGVQFKVRSIHRIGKYYEYLKSLFTKVEGLIKGAEPFDIILVTVAYGAMWFTFAQLFFEMKKLGSNFWLAFGSLLSSGIAFLFALAIGIFLFNLKVPLISLSEGLPFLVATIGFKHKIAFTKPVLKALRSESNTDIPKTISSVVKSTTAIPLIKDQSIIIACFLLCSILAPNLTGLMNFCIMAALILAVDLFFTFTFYSSILSLKAQINKVHKEIELKQFLEEDGINETVAESVAASAELPTDLFRHNSNIVSFKVAMIVGFISLHLFALGTSWLYDDSADYQPINLFSTFSPSLSKSVAMNIPIGSHGTLITVMPTRVYSRVDWFTKTEDLALHFFERLSKAISDPLVGKFLFVLAGISVAINIYLLNATNAHIDETREIKKKEKKKQRAVEQRKVILKPAPSVVIPRSSNSSSDDVKEAQIIDEGFTDEQSGSDADSLEIKALTPKRSLEELLGIMKAGNVKECSNEEVAELVTSGKLPLYALEKQLEDKTRAVVVRRKAIAKLADAPVLNTGRLPWKHYDYDRVFGACCENVIGFMPIPVGVAGPMIIDGVPYHIPMATTEGCLVASTMRGCKAINAGGGVQTVLTNDGMTRGPCISFPTLARSGAAKMWLDSEEGQKVMKSAFNSTSRFARLQHLQTAMAGTLLFIRFKTTTGDAMGMNMISKGVEYALNYMINECGFDDMEIISLSGNYCTDKKAAAINWIEGRGKSVVAAAIVPAETVRKVLKSDVDALVELNVSKNLIGSAMAGSVGGFNAHAANLVTAVYLATGQDPAQNVESSNCITLMNKLPNGDLQISVSMPSIEVGTIGGGTVLEPQGAMLELLGVKGPHPTEPGANARQLAKIVASAVLAAELSLCSALAAGHLVQSHMTHNRKAPVAGTSAVDTPATTASSSGSGDDMSRLKDGSKICIRS